In Methanobrevibacter wolinii SH, the genomic stretch ATGCAGGTGTTTCAGCTGCAGGTATTCATGGTTTAAAAACAATTTCTCATCCATTCAATCCAGACATAATGAACATCGATATTGATAAAATGAATAAAAAAATCCTTGAAGAAAAACCTAAATTAATTCTTTTTGGTGGAAGTTTATTCTTATTCCCACACCCAGTTAAAGAAGCTCGTGAAGCTGCTGATGAAGTTGGAGCTAAAATTTTATATGATGGAGCTCATGTTTTAGGTTTAATTGCAGGTAAACAATTCCAAGATCCTTTAAGAGAAGGAGCAGATGTTTTAATGGGAAGTACACATAAATCATTCCCAGGTACACAAGGTGGAATTATAATATCTAATCATGAAGAATATGCAAATAAATTAGATAATGCAGTTTTCCCTGGTGTTGTAAGTAATTATCACCTTCATCACATTGCTGGTCAAGGTATTGCTACAGCTGAAATGTTAGAATTTGGTGAAGCTTATGCTAAACAAATTATTAAAAATGCTAAAGCTTTAGCTCAAGCTTTATATGAATTAGGTTTTAATGTTTTATGTGAAGATCTTGGATTTACTGAATCTCACCAAGTTGCTGTTGATGTTTCTGATATTAAACCAGCTAGTCAACTTGCAGTTGAATTAGAAGAAAATAATATTATATTAAATAAAAACCTTCTTCCTTGGGATGATGTAAATAATAGTGATAATCCTTCAGGATTAAGAATAGGTACTCCTGAAATTACTAGAAGGGGATTAAAAGAGAAAAACATGTCTGAAGTTGCAGAATTTATTAAAGCTGTTGCAATGGATGGTAAAAATGTTAAAGAAGAAGTTAGTGAATATATGAATAACTTTGATAAAGTTCATTATGCTTTTAAAAATGATGAAGCATATAAATATATTCAATTCTAATTTTTTCTTTTTTTTTAAATTTAAAAAACTATTTTTATAATAAATTTTAATCAATATTGATGATATTATGCGTATTGGATGGGCATTTACTGGAGCAGGACATTTATTAAAAGAAAGTGTTGATGAATTTGTAAAACTTGCAAAAGATAATTCAGTTACTGTTTTCATGTCAAATGCAAGTATTGAAGTATTAAAAATGTATGGTCTTTATGAAACTGTTGTTAAATACACTGGAGGCCGTTATAAAGAACTTGCTACTGATGAAAATCAAAAATATAGTTATCCTATTACTGGTAGATTATCTTTAGGTAAATATGATATTTTAATCCTATCTCCAGCTACTGCAAATACTGTTGCAAAAATAGTTCATGGAATTTCTGATACAATTGTTACAAATGCTGTAGCTCAAGCAGGTAAAGGTAATGTTCCAACTATTGTAGTTCCTGTTGATATTACTCCTGGTGATATTGATACAGTTTTACCTTCAAAATTAGAACTTAATAAATGTAAAAAATGTGATCCTTGTACAGCAGCACTTGCTTGTCCACATAATGCTTTTATTCCATATAAAGAGATTTCACTTTTAAATTGTGTTGGTTGTGGTCAATGTAAAATATCTTGTCAATATGATGCAATATCTGAAGGAAAAATCATTCAAATGCATATGAGGGATATTGATATTAAAAATACTGAAGAACTTAGAAAAATAGATGAAATCACTGTTTTAGAGCATCCTTCAGAAATTATTCAATATATTGATGAAAATATTAATAAATAAGTTTTTCATTTTTTAAACTATGGTTTTATCTTTTTTTATTTGATGTTTAATAATCTTAAATATTATTAATATTAATTTTTTTTAAATTAAGTATTTTAAAATAAATTTTTATTGATTTTAATATTATTTTTATAAAAATAATGCTTTAACATTTAATATTTTACTTATTTAAATTACTTATTGTTATTTTACTACCTATTTTTATATTATTTTTATTAATAAACTTATATTCTAATTCTATTATATATTTTGATTCTTTTATTGGTGTATAAAAGCTCCAAGGTCTTAAACTACAAGTTTCAAAGATTATATCTTCATCATCAATAAATATAATATCAATTGGAATTCTCATAAAAAAGCTATGGATTTTAGCTTTTACTATATAATGTTTAGGTATAATAAACAATAATGGATATTCTATTTTATTTTTTAACATTAATCCTTTAAATCTTTCTAAAAAGCTGTTACATATCTTAACTTTAATATTTATTGTGTTTTCTTCATTATAAATCTTTAAATTTTTAATTTCCATAATTTTATCTCTTATAAAATTTAAATTTATTTAAGATAAAAATAGAATTTTAATTTTAATTATTTTAAGTTGAAATCTTTATTTAATTAAAAATTTATGCTTATAATAATAATTATTATATACTTTATTGATGAAAAATAAAAATATAATAATTGAATTTTTTAGAAATTTAAAATTCACTAAATTTATTTTATAAATGTTATTAATTATCTAAAAAAATTTCGATGTGATTAAATGAGAAATATAATAGTCGAAGAATTAAATCAAAAGTATATTGAAGATTTAGATATTGAAATTGTTGAAAGGAAAGGAATAGGCCATCCAGATAGTATTAGTGATGGTTTAGGTGAAACTGTAAGTCATGCATTATGTGAAATGTATATGGATGAACTTGGTGGAATCCTTCACCATAATACTGATGAAGTACAAATCACTGCTGGTGAGTCTGACCCTCATTTTGGTGGAGGACAAATATTAAAACCTATTGATATTCTTTTAACTGGTAGGGGAGTTCATGAATATGATGGAATTAAATTCCCTCTTGAAAGAGTTGCTATTGAATCAGCAAAAGAATTTTTAGATGAAACAATTATTAACCTTGATGTTGAAGCTGATACAGTTGTTGAATGTAAAATTGGTCAAGGTTCTGGAGATCTTGTAGATGTTTTCTCAAGACAAGGTGCAGTTTCAAGTAATGATACTTCATTTGGTGTAGGTTATGCTCCATTTTCTGAAGTAGAAACTATTGTTAATAAAACTGAAAATTTATTAAACTCTAAAGCTTTTAAAGCTAAACATCCTGCTGTTGGTGAAGATATTAAAGTAATGGGATTAAGAGAAAAAGATAATATTACTCTTACTATTGGTTGTGCAATGGTTTCTAAATTTGTTGATGATAGGGATGCATATATTTCTATTAGAGAAGAATTAAAAGATATTGTTTCAGATCTTGCATGTAAATATACTAATCGTCCTGTTGAAGTATTTGTAAACACAGCTGATGATGATACTAAAAAAGATGAATCTGGTTATTATTTAACTGTTACTGGTACTTCTGCAGAAATGGGTGATGATGGTTCAGTAGGTAGAGGAAACAGAGCTAATGGTCTTATTACTCCATGCAGACCAATGTCTATGGAAGCAACTTCTGGTAAAAATCCTATTAACCATGTAGGTAAAATCTACAATTTACTTTCTAATAGAATTGCTAATGATGTTGTAGAAAATGTTGAAGGAGTAAAACAAATCAATTTAATGATTTTAAGTCAAATTGGTAAACCTATTGATCAACCTAGAGCTGCTACTTCTCAATTAATTTTAGAAGATGGTTACAAATTAGATGATGTAAATAGTAAAGTTGAAAACATCATTGATTCATGGCTTGAAAATATATCAGTTATTACAGAAGATGTTGTTAAAGGTAAAGCTAAAACATTCTAAGTTTTAGCTTTGATTAAATGATGGTTTTTGTAAACTATTATATTTCATTTTTTTCACTTCTTGAATATAATTAAAGTTTTCATTCATTATCTTTTTAGGTTGAAATATTAATTGTAAATTAAAAGTTTTACTAAATTTACTAGTTTTAATTTACAATTATTATAATATTTCTAATTTATTAGTCTACTAATATTATTAACATTATCTAAATTATTAGATTTTATTTACTTTTTATTAATAATGGATTTTTAACTTAAATACTTAAGTAAAATTTGTTATAAAATTAAATCTTTATTTTAGTTGAGTATTGCTAATTTTTAGTAGTTTAAATTTTTTTTATAATTTAATTTTTTTTATATATTTTTCAATTTAATATCATTAAAAGGAGAAAGTTTATGCCAATAGAAGAGGCAGAAAAATCATATGAATTTGCTAAAATAGATAAATCTGTACATGAATTTTGGGCAGATAAAGATATTTTTGCTAAAGTTAATAAAATAAGAAAAAATGGTCCACAATATTCTTTTCTTGATGGGCCACCATATTGTAGTGGTAAAATCCATTTAGGTACTGCTTGGAATAAAGTTATTAAAGATACTTTATTACGTTATAAAAGTATGAATGGATTTTCATTAAGAAGACAAGCAGGATGGGATATGCATGGTCTTCCTATTGAACATAAAGTAGAAGAATTAATGGGAATTAAGAGTAAACAAGAGATTGAATCTAAAGTTGGTATATCTACATTTGTAGATAAATGTCAAGAATTTGCTTTTAAAAATAAACTTGCAATGACTAAACAATTTAAATCTCTTGGTGTTTGGATGGATTGGGATAATCCATATATGACTTTAGATCCAAATTATATGGAATCTGCATGGTGGACTTTAAAAAGAGCTAATGAACAAAATTTACTTACTCGTGATAAACGTGTAATTAGTTGGTGTCCTCATTGTGAAACTGCACTTGCTGCAGCAGAAATGGATTATGAAGAAAAAGAAGACCCTTCAATTTATCTTAAATTCCCACTTAAACAATCATTCTTATCAAAAGAAGAAAATCCTGAAGGACTTAAAGAATATGTTTTAGTATGGACTACTACTCCATGGACTATTCCTGCAAACCTTGCTATTTGTATAAATCCTAAATTTGATTATAAATTTGTTGAAAAAGATGGGGAAATTTACATTTTAGCTGCAGATTTAGTTGAAGATGTTTTAGGATATGAAAAAACAATACATAAACATATTATTCCTTCCGAAAATGAAGATGAAGAAGATAAGGTAGTTAAAGAAGTAACTGTTAATTATAAGTTTATTAAAACAGTTAAAGGTTCAGATTTAATTGGTTTAAAATATGTTTATCCTTTCCTAGATGAAATTCCTAAACAAAAAGAGTTTGATTCACTTGAAAATGTACATACTATCTTACCTGGTGACCATGTAGAATTAGGTGAAGGTACTGGTTGTGTACATACTGCTCCAGGTCATGGTCCAGATGATTTTGAGGTAGGTAAAGCTTATAATCTTCCTATATTTTGTCCTGTAGATGAAAGTGGTAATTTCAATAAAGATGTAGGAGTATATGCAGGTAAATATACAAAATCTTATAATCCAGTTATTATTGATGATTTAATATCTAAAGGATTTATGTATAAAAATGGAACTATTAACCATAGATATGGTATTTGTTGGAGATGTAAAACTCCTATTATTTATCGTGCTACTGAACAATGGTTCTTAAAAGTTACTGATATCAAAGATAAAATGTTATCTGAGATTGAACAAGTAAATTGGACTCCTAAATGGGCTGGTGAAGGAAGATTCCATGATTGGGTAGATAATGCTAAAGATTGGACTATTTCAAGACAAAGATATTGGGGTATTCCAATACCTATTTGGATATGTCCTGATTGTGGTGAAGTTAAGGTCATTGGATCTATTGCTGAATTAAAAGAATCTTCTCTTATTGATACTAATGTTGAAGATAGTAAATTAGTTCACAGACCATTCGTAGATGAAATACCAATAGAATGTCCTAAATGTAATGGAAAAATGAAACGTATTCCAGATGTTTTAGATGTATGGATTGATTCTGGTGTTGCAGGATGGGCTTCTTTATATTATCCAAATGAAGAAGATAAATTTAATAAATGGTATCCATATGACTTCATTACTGAAGGTCATGACCAAACTAGAGGATGGTTCTATTCTCAATTAGGTACTGGTGTAATATCTTTAGGTAAAGCTCCATATAAAAATGTTTTAATGCATGGATTTGTATTAGATGAAAATGGTAAAAAAATGAGTAAATCTCTTGGAAATGTTGTAAGTCCTGAAGAGGTTATTGAAAAGTATGGTGCTGATGTACTTAGATTCTATCTTTTATGGGCATGTAAACCTTGGGATGACCTTAAATTTGTATGGGATGAATTAAACAATGTAAATAAAATGTTTAATATTCTTTGGAATGTTTATGTCTTCTCTACAACTTATATGTCTTTAGATAATTTCCAACCTGAAAAATGTACTAAAGATAATATCCATTTAAGAAAAGAAGATAAATGGATTATTTCAAGAGTAAATACATTAACTAAAGAAGTTGCAAAAGATATTGAAGATTTATATTTCCATAAAGCAACACGTAAAATCATGGACTTTATATTAGAAGATTTAAGTCGTTGGTATGTACGTTTAATTAGAGGAAGAACTTGGGTAGAAAGTGATGATCCTGATAAATTAGGTGCATATTATGGTTTATATACTGCAATTGTCTCATTAATAAAACTCATGGCTCCATTTACTCCACATATCTCTGAAGTTATATATCAAAATCTTGTAGTTGGAAATCTTTCAGATGCTAAAGAAAGTGTACATATGGAAGATTGGACTGTTAATGAAGATTTAATAAATAAAGATCTTGAATATGAAATGGATATTGTAAGAGAAGTAATTGATGCATCTATACGTGCAAGAGATGTTGCAAGATATAAACTTAGATGGCCTGTAAATGATATTACAGTCGTTTCTGAAAATGAAAAAGTATTTGATGCTGTTAAAGATTTAGAAGATGTAATTAAAGATCAATCTAATACTAAAAATGTAATATGTTCTTCTGAATTTGATGAATTATCTTATATTGCTAAACCTAACCTTAAAATATTAGGTCCTAAACTTAAAGGTGATATTGGTATTGTTAAAAAATACTTTGGAGAAGCTGATGGTAATATCATTAAAGAAAACCTTGAAAATAATGGTTCAATTATTGTTTCAGGTGTTGATTATCAAGGAAATAATAAAGATATTGAGTTATCTTCAGAAGAAGTTTTATTTGATACTGAACTTCCTGATGACTTTGTATCATCTGAATTTAAAGGTGGAAATGTATTTGTAAATACTAAACTTACTCCTGAAATTCTTTCAGAAGCTATGTCTAGGGAATTAATTAGAAGAATTCAAGATATGAGAAAAGATATGGATTTAGATGTTGAAGCTAATATTGATGTTAGTGTAAGTTCCTCAGAATCATTTAAAGATTTAGTTATTAAACAAATTGATTTAATTTCAAATGAGGTTAGAGCTAATAATCTAACTATTAATGTTGGTGAATGTAAAAATATTAAATCTAATGAAGGACAAGATATTAGTAACGAGTATACTAAAAATTGGAAAATTGAAGATGAAGATTTAATAATTAAAATAATTAAAGATTAAATTTAATTATTTTATCTTTAAATTTTAGGAGTATAATAATTATCTCGGTGATTTTAATGACTTTAATGGATTCTGAAGTAGAATATATCACTAATTTATTAGGTAGAAAAATGAATTCCTTAGAAGAAGGAATGTTAGATGTAATGTTTTCAGAACATTGTTCATATAAAAGTAGTAGACCTTTCTTAAGAAGATTTCCTACTGAAGGAAAAAACATTATTTTAGGTCCTGGTGATGATGCAGGACTTGTATCTATAACAGATAAATATGCTCTTGCAGTAGGTATGGAAAGTCATAATCACCCTTCTGCAGTAGAACCTTATGGTGGAGCAGGTACAGGTATTGGTGGAATTTTAAGGGATATTATATCAATGGGTGCTATGCCTATAGCACTTCTTGATCCATTAAGATTTGGACCTTTAGAAGATCAAAAATCTAAATATATCTTTGAAAATGTAGTTAAAGGTATTTCTGATTATGGAAATAGAGTAGGTGTTCCTACTGTTGCAGGAGAAGTTGAATTTGATGAATCATTTAGAACTAACCCTCTTGTAAATGTTATGTGTGTTGGACTTGTTGAAAAAGATAAAATAGTTTATGGTAAAGCACCTAATGTAGGGGATGTATTCTTTTTAATGGGTGGAACTACTGGTAGAGATGGAATTAATGGTGTAACTTTTGCTTCTGAAGAGTTAACATCTGATAGTGAAACTGAAGATAGGCCAGCTGTACAAGTTGGAGATCCATTTACTAAAAAAAGAGTTCTTGAAGCATCACTTGAGATTATGGATAAAATTAAAGTTTCTGGTGTTAAAGATTTAGGTGGTGGAGGTTTAACTTGTTGTATTTCAGAGCTTGCTGGTGCATGTGATAATGGTGCAATAGTTGATCTTAATGCAATACCTCTTAGGGAAACAGGTATGACTCCATATGAAATAATGTTATCTGAATCACAAGAGAGAATGGTTTTTGTTTTAAATAAAAAAGATGTTGATTTAGCTTCTAAAATCTGTGATAAACATGAGCTTCCTTCAGCTGTTATTGGTGAGGTTGTTGAAGGACATAATATGATTGTTAAAGATTTTGAAAAAAATCAAGAATTATGCAATCTTCCTACAATATTACTTTCAGACCCACCTTCAATTGATAGAGAAGTTAAAAAACCTATTAAAGATGAATCTAGGAGGAAAATCCCTAAAATTAGTGTTGAAGATGCATTAATTGGAATTTTATCTTCACCAAATATTGCAAGTAAATCCTGGGTTTATAAACAATATGATTATGAAGTTCAAGTTAGAACTGCAGTAAAACCAGGTGATGATGCAGCAGTACTTAGAATTGATGATGAAACTGCTATTGCATTAACTGTAGATTCTAATCCTATTCACACTAAACTTAATCCATTTGATGGTGGAGCAGGTTCAGTAGCAGAAGGTATTAGAAATATTGTATCTGTTGGAGCAAGTCCTTATGCAATTGTAGATTGTTTAAACTTTGGAAATCCTGAGAATCCTGAGATTTTATGGCAATTTAAAGAATGTATTGAAGGAATGTCTCAAGTTTCTGAGAAATTTAAAGCACCTGTTATTAGTGGTAATGTAAGTTTTTATAATGAAAATGAAGGAGCTAAAATTAATCCAACACCTGCAGTTGGTTTAATTGGTGTTGAAAAACTTGATAATATTAGAACACTTGAGTTTAAAGAAGAATCAGATAAAATTTTATTAATAGGTGAAACTTTTGATGAACTTGAAGGTTCTGAATTCCATAGGGCTTTATTTGATATAGAACAAGGTGATGCTCCTAAAATTAGAATTGATGATGAATTTAATGCAGCTAAATCTATTTTAGATTTAATTGATGAGGATTATGATAAAAATATAACTGCTATTCATGATTGTTCTGCAGGAGGTATTGCTGTTGCTTTAAGTGAAATGGCAATAAAATCTAATATTGGTTGTGAAATTAACACTGATAATATACCTAAAGACTCTGAAATGGATTTATGTAATTTACTATTTTCTGAATCACATGGTAGATATATAATGACAGTTAAAGCAGATGCTTTAGATGATGTCTTATCCAAAATAAATGTTCCAGTAGCATGTATTGGTGTAGTTAAAGGAAACAGTTTTAAAATTAATGATGATATAGATTTATCTGTAGATTCACTAAAAGATGCTTATACTGGTGTTATTGAAGAGCATATGATATAATTTTTAATATAATTATAATTTAATTATTTTTTTATTTTTTTTAAAAATTAATTTATTTAATTATAAAAATATTATATGTTTTTTATTTTTAAATAGAAATTATTTAATAAATTATTTCTTAATCTTTTAATTAAAAATTTATTCTTATAAAATTTAACTTTGTAATTTTATAATTGTCTTTTTATTATAGTTTATTTTTAAAATATAGTTGGGATGTAAAATGTTTTTATCAAAATTAATGCCTCTTAATGAAGCAGTTTCTAAACTCAATGATAATCAGAAATTTACAGATACTGAGAAAATAAGTATTGATGAAGCTTATATGAGAGTTTTAGCTGAAGATATTAAATCTTTTCATAATTCTCCACCATTTGATAAATCTGCAATGGATGGTTATGCTCTTATAGCTGAAAACACATTTGGTGCATCTAATAATGTTCATAAAGATTTTAAAATCATTGATAAAATTGGTGCTGGTGATTTTTCAAATAAAACAGTTCATGATGGTGAAGCAATTTCTATATCTACAGGTGCACCTATACCTGATGGAGCAAATGCTGTTATTATGGTAGAGTATACTTCTTCTAATGGTGATACTTTAACTATTCACTCACAAGTTACTCCTGGTGAAAATGTAAGTCCTAAAGCAGAGGATATTAGTAAAGGTGATGTTGTTTTAAAATCAAACACTTTAATTCGTCCTCAAGAATTAGGTTTAATTGCATCTGCAGGTTATAATGAAATTGAAGTATTTAAAAAACCGAATATTAAAGTTATTATTACTGGTAATGAATTAGTAGAACCTTCTAAAGAATTAGAAACTAAATCTAAGATTATAAACTCTAATAAGTATACAATTGCAGCATTAGTCAAAAGTGCTGGTGCAAATGTTACAGTATCTCATGCACATGATAATTTTGATGAAGTTAAAGAAGCAATTGATAGTGCAAGTAAAGAATATGATGTTGTTATTACAACAGGTGGTACTGCAGTAAGTGATGGGGATGTTGTTCTTGATGCAGTAGAGGATCTTGGAGAGATTCTTTTCCATGGTGTTGCAATGAGACCTGGAAAACCTGCAGGTGCAGGAATCGTTAATGATACTCCTATATTTACATTATCTGGTCAACCTGTTGCAGCAATGAGTCAATTTGATATATTTGCAAGAACTTATATTATGAAAATGCAAGGTATTAAAGATTATGAATTTAATATAGTTAAAAGAAAATCTCAGTTAAAGATACCATCAACTTTAGGACGCACTGATTTTATTAGAACTAATGCAGATAATATTCATGCTCGCCATATCTTAAATAGAGGTTCTGGTATTATAAGAAGTATGGTTGAAGCAAATAGTTATATTATAATTGATGAAAATAATGAGGGTATTGAAAAAGGAGATTCTGTTGATTTAGTATTTTTTGATTCTATGAATTGGAATGCTTGATTTAGGTGAATATTATGGGAAATAGTCTTTTTAATTTTATTTTAAACAAAAGTAATAGTTATAACTATTATAAAAGAGAACATGATAACTTAATAAAAGAAAATAATAATCTTAAAAAACAAATTTCTTCTTTAAATAATCGTGTAAGTGAACTTGAAAAGAATATTCGAGCTCCTTCTAATTTTCCAGGAAGATTTCTAACAAAGGAGGATGTTTTAACAAAGTTCAATGAAACTTATTATGGTGCATCAAGATGGGATAAATTCTATCAAGAAATGGTTGAGGTTTTATCTAGGATGGATGATGTTCATAAAATATTAGAATTTGGTCCTTATAAAGCACCTCTTGTTGAAAATGAGGATGTTATTGATCTTATGGATCGTTCAGAGTATTTCCCATTTAATATTAATAAAGTAATTGTTCATGATTGTACTAAATTTCCTTATCCTATTAAAGATAAAGAGTATGATCTTGTTATTTTATCTCAAGTTCTTGAACACTTTGGTATTATGGGTGAACAAACTGAAGTTTTTAAAGAATTAGCTAGGATTTCAAAAAGAGCAGTTATTGCCTTACCTTATAAATGGTTTAGTCCATTTGCAAGAGATCATCACATGATTGATGAGAAAGTTTTTGATTCTTGGCAAGGTGAATTTAAGTATTCTTATCAAAATATTAATACTAAAAATCAAACAATTTTAAGAATATATGATTTTGAAGATTAAATATATAATCATTAAATATTCTTTAATTATTTTTAATCTGTTGAAATCCTATTTTTTATAAAAATTTAAACAGTATTTAATGTATGAAAATCCATTTTAAGAAAGTTTATTCTAAAAATTTTGAGGATTTCAACAAAGCCATTATTTTAAATATTCTAATTATTTTTAACTTATTTTTAGTATCTTTTTTATTTTTAGTTTATTTTTTTAGTTGTGTTTTAATATTTTTTAACTTATTTTTAGTATCTTTTTTATTTTTATTGTGTTTTATTTATTTTTTAGCTTATTTCTATTTTCTTTTTTTAATTTTTAGAAAATTTATATAATATAAATAATAAAAATTAACTATATTTTTAGCTTTGTTAAATAGTATATTCTTAATTTATTTTTTTTAAATTAAAATTATGAAATTCAAAGTTTTTATTATTTATTAAATTATTATTAAGTGATATTGTGAATGGTATATGGTATTATGTATTTGGTTTTATTCTTGTATGGACCATTTTAGCATTATATAAAATGTATCATGAAGACTCAAACTTAGAAATGGGTTTTCCAATAATTATGTGGAGAACTCATAAATTTATAGATTTTATAGATAAACTTGCTAAAAAAGCCCCTAGGTTTTGGAAATGGTATATGAATATAGGTATTGTTATATGTTTTGGTGCAATGGCATTGATGACATATATTTTAATAATATCTCTTGGAACAGTTACAAAAACTCCATCTGTATCTATTCTTATTCCTGGTGTTGATATTCCAGGTTCTCCTATTTTCATTCCATTCTTATCTGGATTTATTGCACTTGTCCTTTTACTAATTGTACATGAATTTTCACATGGTATTCTTGCAAGGGTAGAAAATATTGATGTTAAATCAATGGGTTTATTGTTATTTTTTATAATTCCTGGTGCATTTGTAGAACCTGATGAAGAACAAGTACTTAAAGCTTCAAGAATAAGCAAACTTAGAATACTTGCAGCAGGATCAATGGCGAATATTGTTCTTGCAGTAATTGCTTTACTTGTATTTGCATTACTTGCTAATTGTGTGATTCCTACAGTTTATGATCAAGAAGGAGTTGAAGTAACACAAATCGTGAATAATGCTCCTGCAGTAGGTCATATTAGTAAAGGGGAACTTTTAACTGGAATTAATAATAAAACTATTAAAAATTCAACAGATTATGTTAATGCTGTCCATAATTTAAGTCCTAATACTACAGTTAAACTGAAAACGAATAAAGGAAATTCTAAATTTAAATTAGGTGAAAATCCTAATAATAAATCTATTGGTTATATGGGTATTAGATGTCAAGAACATTTTGTAATTAAAGAAAATATTAAAAATACATATGGTGATATTTTACCTTGGTTCTGGTTAAGTTTAGAAGATTTATTTAAATGGATTTATATAATTAACCTTTCAGTAGGTTTATTTAATTTACTTCCAATGAAACCATTAGATGGTGGAAAAATGTTTGAAGAATTATTATCTTATAGATTATCTGAAGATAATACTTATTTAATTACATTATTCACTTCAGTTTTTATTGCTATGGTAATTAT encodes the following:
- the purL gene encoding phosphoribosylformylglycinamidine synthase subunit PurL, with translation MTLMDSEVEYITNLLGRKMNSLEEGMLDVMFSEHCSYKSSRPFLRRFPTEGKNIILGPGDDAGLVSITDKYALAVGMESHNHPSAVEPYGGAGTGIGGILRDIISMGAMPIALLDPLRFGPLEDQKSKYIFENVVKGISDYGNRVGVPTVAGEVEFDESFRTNPLVNVMCVGLVEKDKIVYGKAPNVGDVFFLMGGTTGRDGINGVTFASEELTSDSETEDRPAVQVGDPFTKKRVLEASLEIMDKIKVSGVKDLGGGGLTCCISELAGACDNGAIVDLNAIPLRETGMTPYEIMLSESQERMVFVLNKKDVDLASKICDKHELPSAVIGEVVEGHNMIVKDFEKNQELCNLPTILLSDPPSIDREVKKPIKDESRRKIPKISVEDALIGILSSPNIASKSWVYKQYDYEVQVRTAVKPGDDAAVLRIDDETAIALTVDSNPIHTKLNPFDGGAGSVAEGIRNIVSVGASPYAIVDCLNFGNPENPEILWQFKECIEGMSQVSEKFKAPVISGNVSFYNENEGAKINPTPAVGLIGVEKLDNIRTLEFKEESDKILLIGETFDELEGSEFHRALFDIEQGDAPKIRIDDEFNAAKSILDLIDEDYDKNITAIHDCSAGGIAVALSEMAIKSNIGCEINTDNIPKDSEMDLCNLLFSESHGRYIMTVKADALDDVLSKINVPVACIGVVKGNSFKINDDIDLSVDSLKDAYTGVIEEHMI
- a CDS encoding class I SAM-dependent methyltransferase — protein: MGNSLFNFILNKSNSYNYYKREHDNLIKENNNLKKQISSLNNRVSELEKNIRAPSNFPGRFLTKEDVLTKFNETYYGASRWDKFYQEMVEVLSRMDDVHKILEFGPYKAPLVENEDVIDLMDRSEYFPFNINKVIVHDCTKFPYPIKDKEYDLVILSQVLEHFGIMGEQTEVFKELARISKRAVIALPYKWFSPFARDHHMIDEKVFDSWQGEFKYSYQNINTKNQTILRIYDFED
- a CDS encoding molybdopterin molybdotransferase MoeA, which translates into the protein MFLSKLMPLNEAVSKLNDNQKFTDTEKISIDEAYMRVLAEDIKSFHNSPPFDKSAMDGYALIAENTFGASNNVHKDFKIIDKIGAGDFSNKTVHDGEAISISTGAPIPDGANAVIMVEYTSSNGDTLTIHSQVTPGENVSPKAEDISKGDVVLKSNTLIRPQELGLIASAGYNEIEVFKKPNIKVIITGNELVEPSKELETKSKIINSNKYTIAALVKSAGANVTVSHAHDNFDEVKEAIDSASKEYDVVITTGGTAVSDGDVVLDAVEDLGEILFHGVAMRPGKPAGAGIVNDTPIFTLSGQPVAAMSQFDIFARTYIMKMQGIKDYEFNIVKRKSQLKIPSTLGRTDFIRTNADNIHARHILNRGSGIIRSMVEANSYIIIDENNEGIEKGDSVDLVFFDSMNWNA
- a CDS encoding site-2 protease family protein, with the protein product MNGIWYYVFGFILVWTILALYKMYHEDSNLEMGFPIIMWRTHKFIDFIDKLAKKAPRFWKWYMNIGIVICFGAMALMTYILIISLGTVTKTPSVSILIPGVDIPGSPIFIPFLSGFIALVLLLIVHEFSHGILARVENIDVKSMGLLLFFIIPGAFVEPDEEQVLKASRISKLRILAAGSMANIVLAVIALLVFALLANCVIPTVYDQEGVEVTQIVNNAPAVGHISKGELLTGINNKTIKNSTDYVNAVHNLSPNTTVKLKTNKGNSKFKLGENPNNKSIGYMGIRCQEHFVIKENIKNTYGDILPWFWLSLEDLFKWIYIINLSVGLFNLLPMKPLDGGKMFEELLSYRLSEDNTYLITLFTSVFIAMVIIASLIIGILVGFKII